A genomic segment from Janthinobacterium sp. 64 encodes:
- a CDS encoding YebC/PmpR family DNA-binding transcriptional regulator yields the protein MAGHSKWANIKHKKAATDAKRGKIWTRLIKEITVAARMGGADAITNPRLRLAVDKAADANMPKDNVQRAINRGSGGVDGANYEEVRYEGYGVGGAAVIVECMTDNKVRTVAEVRNAFNKNGGNMGNEGSVAFMFQHCGQLLFAPGTDEDKLMEAALEAGADDVIADEEGGFEVVTPVHDFATVKEALEAAGFKAEVAEVIMKPATETVYSGDDAIKMQKLIDALELLDDVQEVFTNALIEN from the coding sequence ATGGCAGGACATAGCAAATGGGCCAATATCAAGCATAAAAAGGCTGCCACCGATGCCAAGCGCGGCAAAATCTGGACGCGCCTGATCAAGGAAATCACGGTCGCGGCCCGCATGGGCGGCGCCGACGCCATTACCAATCCACGCCTGCGCCTGGCGGTCGACAAGGCGGCTGACGCCAATATGCCAAAAGACAACGTCCAGCGCGCGATCAACCGCGGCAGCGGCGGCGTCGATGGCGCGAACTACGAAGAAGTGCGCTACGAAGGCTACGGCGTGGGCGGCGCGGCCGTCATCGTCGAATGCATGACGGACAACAAGGTGCGCACGGTGGCCGAAGTGCGCAACGCCTTCAACAAGAATGGCGGCAACATGGGCAACGAAGGCTCCGTCGCCTTCATGTTCCAGCATTGCGGCCAGTTGCTGTTCGCGCCGGGCACCGACGAAGACAAGCTGATGGAAGCGGCCCTGGAAGCGGGCGCCGACGACGTCATCGCCGATGAAGAAGGCGGCTTCGAAGTCGTCACTCCCGTGCACGATTTCGCCACCGTCAAGGAAGCGCTGGAAGCGGCCGGCTTCAAGGCCGAAGTAGCCGAAGTCATCATGAAGCCGGCGACGGAAACCGTGTACTCGGGCGACGACGCCATCAAGATGCAAAAGCTGATCGATGCGCTGGAACTGCTGGACGACGTGCAGGAAGTGTTTACCAACGCGCTGATAGAGAATTAA
- a CDS encoding DMT family transporter, whose protein sequence is MSSSSPQASPPSIPRSVYLGGLAIAVGGAVLFSTKAIVAKLLYRYQIDAVTLIAFRMIFSLPVFAVIAWWKMRTEPPLSNRDRLRLVGLGLVGYYLSSYLDFLGLQYISVGLERLILFLTPTFVLLITTVYFKQTISRLQWLALFTSYCGIVLVFVHDLQGGASNVALGSTLVLGSACAYAVYLLGSGELVKRIGSMRLVSYAMCVASFACIAQFFILRPVELLIQPMPVYGLSLLNGIFCTVMPVFMTMIAVERIGAPVASQAGMIGPVSTLFLGAMILDEPITNWQLAGTSLVLAGIYLLSKKK, encoded by the coding sequence ATGAGCTCCAGTTCCCCGCAAGCAAGCCCTCCATCCATTCCCCGTTCCGTCTACCTCGGTGGCCTGGCCATCGCCGTGGGCGGGGCGGTGCTGTTTTCCACCAAGGCCATCGTCGCCAAGCTGCTGTACCGCTACCAGATCGACGCCGTCACCCTGATCGCTTTCAGGATGATTTTTTCGCTGCCCGTGTTCGCCGTCATCGCCTGGTGGAAGATGCGCACGGAGCCGCCGCTGTCGAACCGCGACCGCCTGCGCCTGGTCGGGCTGGGCCTCGTCGGCTACTACCTGTCCAGCTATCTGGATTTCCTGGGCCTGCAATATATTTCCGTGGGGCTGGAGCGGCTGATCCTGTTCCTCACGCCCACGTTTGTGCTCTTGATTACCACCGTGTACTTCAAGCAGACCATCAGCCGCCTGCAGTGGCTGGCCCTATTTACCTCGTATTGCGGCATCGTGCTGGTGTTCGTGCACGACTTGCAGGGCGGCGCCAGCAATGTGGCGCTGGGGTCGACCCTGGTGCTGGGTTCGGCCTGCGCGTATGCCGTGTATCTGCTGGGCTCGGGTGAATTGGTAAAACGCATCGGCTCCATGCGCCTGGTCAGCTACGCGATGTGCGTGGCCAGCTTTGCCTGCATCGCCCAATTCTTCATCCTGCGCCCCGTCGAGCTGCTGATCCAGCCCATGCCCGTGTATGGCTTGTCATTGCTGAATGGCATCTTTTGCACGGTCATGCCCGTCTTCATGACGATGATCGCCGTCGAGCGCATCGGCGCGCCCGTCGCCTCGCAGGCGGGTATGATCGGCCCCGTATCGACCCTGTTCCTGGGTGCCATGATCCTCGATGAACCGATCACCAACTGGCAACTGGCTGGCACCAGCCTTGTGCTCGCCGGGATTTACTTGCTGTCGAAAAAGAAATAA
- a CDS encoding quinone oxidoreductase family protein, producing the protein MSATITTKAIRMQRVGGPEVMEYVDVELPPPGPGEARVKHEAIGLNFIDVYFRTGLYPQPLPNGLGVEGAGIVEAVGEGVTEVKVGDRVAYAARINGAYAQQRNLPAALLLVLPERIAFDTAAAMMLQGLTVQYLFHRTVALKAGDTVLFHAAAGGVGLIACQWAKVLGVNLIGTAGSDEKVALAKAHGAAHVINYNTENFVERVREITGGKGVSVVYDSIGKDTFTGSLDCLAPLGMMVSFGNASGPVPAFTLSELASRGSLFITRPALFSYASNRANLEEMAASLFGVVSSGEVKIEINQRYNLAHIAQAHTDLEGRKTTGSTIIVP; encoded by the coding sequence ATGAGCGCAACGATTACCACCAAGGCCATCCGCATGCAGCGCGTGGGCGGCCCGGAAGTGATGGAATATGTGGATGTGGAACTGCCGCCGCCCGGCCCCGGCGAAGCGCGCGTGAAACACGAGGCGATCGGCCTCAATTTCATCGACGTGTATTTCCGCACGGGCTTGTACCCGCAGCCTCTGCCCAATGGCCTCGGCGTCGAGGGGGCGGGCATCGTCGAGGCTGTGGGCGAGGGCGTCACGGAAGTGAAGGTCGGCGACCGGGTGGCGTATGCGGCGCGCATCAATGGCGCGTATGCGCAGCAGCGCAACTTGCCGGCGGCCCTGCTGCTGGTGTTGCCCGAGCGCATAGCTTTCGATACGGCTGCCGCCATGATGCTGCAAGGCTTGACGGTGCAATACCTGTTCCACCGCACGGTGGCCCTGAAGGCGGGCGACACGGTACTATTCCACGCGGCCGCGGGCGGCGTGGGCCTGATCGCCTGCCAGTGGGCCAAGGTGCTGGGCGTAAACCTGATCGGCACGGCCGGTTCCGATGAAAAAGTAGCGCTGGCCAAGGCGCACGGCGCGGCCCACGTCATCAACTACAACACGGAAAATTTCGTCGAGCGCGTGCGCGAGATCACGGGCGGCAAGGGCGTCTCCGTCGTCTACGATTCCATCGGCAAGGATACGTTTACGGGCTCGCTCGACTGCCTGGCGCCGCTGGGCATGATGGTCAGTTTCGGCAACGCCTCCGGCCCCGTGCCGGCGTTTACCCTCAGTGAACTGGCATCGCGCGGTTCGCTCTTCATCACGCGCCCGGCCCTGTTCAGCTATGCCTCGAACCGCGCCAACCTGGAAGAGATGGCGGCCTCGCTGTTCGGCGTCGTCAGCAGCGGCGAAGTCAAGATCGAGATCAACCAGCGCTACAATCTGGCCCATATCGCCCAGGCACACACGGACCTGGAAGGGCGCAAGACGACCGGCTCGACCATCATCGTGCCATGA
- a CDS encoding nicotinate-nucleotide adenylyltransferase produces the protein MKEGSTACVALLGGSYDPVHMGHVALGTHFSSLLHADELRVIPAGAPWQKSKLGATGQQRAEMASLAFAGLPLPVVIDHQEIERSEHGQASYTIDTLRQVRAELGARASIVFLMGADQLQRLATWREWQQLFEYAHICVAARPGFALNDTAVPQVVADEFSRRLGSLDSIRNTPHGLTYLAQDFAVDISATEIRAALQRGNRANSLVSPLVLDYIEQHNLYKS, from the coding sequence GTGAAGGAAGGCAGTACGGCATGCGTGGCGCTACTCGGTGGCAGCTACGATCCGGTGCACATGGGCCATGTCGCGCTGGGCACGCATTTTTCCAGCCTGCTGCACGCCGATGAGCTGCGCGTGATTCCGGCGGGCGCGCCATGGCAAAAGAGCAAGCTGGGCGCCACCGGCCAGCAGCGCGCCGAGATGGCCAGCCTGGCGTTTGCCGGCTTGCCGCTGCCGGTGGTGATCGACCACCAGGAAATCGAGCGCAGCGAACATGGCCAGGCCAGCTACACCATCGATACCTTGCGCCAGGTACGCGCCGAGCTGGGAGCGCGCGCTTCCATCGTTTTTTTGATGGGCGCCGACCAGCTGCAGCGGCTCGCGACATGGCGCGAATGGCAGCAATTATTTGAATACGCGCATATCTGCGTCGCGGCCCGCCCAGGCTTCGCGCTGAATGACACAGCAGTACCGCAAGTGGTCGCCGACGAATTTTCGCGCCGCCTGGGGTCGCTGGACAGCATCCGCAACACGCCGCACGGTCTGACTTATCTGGCACAGGACTTCGCGGTGGATATCTCCGCCACCGAAATACGTGCGGCATTACAACGGGGGAATCGGGCAAACTCGCTTGTTTCCCCGCTAGTGCTAGACTATATTGAACAACATAATTTATACAAAAGCTAA
- the rsfS gene encoding ribosome silencing factor, producing the protein MDIKKLQTLVVDALEDVKGQDIAVFETSHLTSLFDRIAIVSGTSNRQTKALAASVRDKVKDAGGQIIGMEGEETGEWVLVDLGDMIVHIMQAPIRAYYRLEEIWGDTPIKLGAAKRAPKKASDDEPKKISGHLAASKAKVEVSPVIEKKAPAKKATAATAAKKAPAKKAASKAVGKTVKIAPTKTEAAAVKALKALPEKKVRTPRAAKPAADAAPAKTVIKRIKKVEA; encoded by the coding sequence ATGGACATCAAAAAACTGCAAACCCTCGTCGTTGACGCCCTTGAAGACGTCAAAGGCCAAGACATCGCCGTCTTCGAAACGAGTCACCTGACCAGCCTGTTCGATCGCATCGCGATCGTCTCCGGTACCTCGAACCGTCAAACCAAGGCGCTGGCCGCCTCGGTGCGCGACAAGGTCAAGGACGCCGGCGGCCAGATCATCGGCATGGAAGGCGAGGAAACGGGTGAATGGGTGCTGGTCGATCTGGGCGACATGATCGTCCACATCATGCAAGCACCTATCCGCGCCTACTACCGCCTGGAAGAAATCTGGGGCGACACCCCGATCAAGCTCGGTGCCGCCAAGCGCGCGCCGAAAAAAGCCAGCGACGACGAGCCGAAGAAAATCAGCGGCCATCTGGCAGCGAGCAAGGCCAAGGTCGAAGTTTCGCCCGTGATCGAAAAGAAAGCACCAGCGAAGAAAGCCACGGCAGCCACCGCCGCGAAAAAAGCCCCGGCGAAAAAAGCCGCCTCGAAAGCTGTCGGCAAGACCGTGAAAATCGCGCCGACCAAGACCGAAGCGGCTGCCGTGAAAGCATTGAAAGCGCTGCCAGAGAAAAAAGTGCGCACCCCGCGCGCGGCCAAACCGGCAGCCGATGCTGCACCGGCAAAAACCGTGATCAAGCGTATCAAAAAAGTCGAAGCGTAA
- the purD gene encoding phosphoribosylamine--glycine ligase, whose protein sequence is MKILVVGSGGREHALAWKLAQSERIQMVYVAPGNGGTGRDARLVNLDISDPQLLADFVQQEHIGLTVVGPEVPLAAGIVNLFRSRGLKIFGPTKEAAQLESSKDFAKAFMQRHGIPTAAYQTFSDVAPAHAYIDAMGAPIVIKADGLAAGKGVVVAMTLEEAHQAVDMMLSDNQFGDAGARIVIEEFLAGEEASFIVMCDGKNILPLATSQDHKRLKDHDQGPNTGGMGAYSPAPIVTPAMHARVMREIIVPTIQGMAKDGITFTGFLYAGLMIDDKGTPKTLEFNCRMGDPETQPIMARLKTDLVTVMEHAVNGTLDAVELEWDRRTAVGVVMAAAGYPDDPVKGTPIGDIPAETPDSVTFHAGTRIEGERLVTNGGRVLCVVGLGDSIKMAQKQAYETVEKIHFDGAQYRRDIGWRGLKH, encoded by the coding sequence ATGAAAATTCTGGTAGTCGGCTCTGGCGGCCGCGAACACGCCCTGGCCTGGAAACTGGCCCAGTCCGAACGCATACAGATGGTGTATGTCGCGCCGGGCAACGGCGGCACCGGGCGCGATGCGCGCCTGGTCAATCTCGACATCAGCGACCCGCAATTGCTGGCCGACTTCGTTCAGCAGGAACACATCGGCCTGACCGTCGTCGGTCCGGAAGTGCCGCTGGCGGCGGGCATCGTCAACCTGTTCCGCTCGCGCGGCCTGAAAATCTTCGGCCCGACGAAAGAAGCGGCGCAGCTGGAATCGTCGAAAGACTTCGCCAAGGCCTTCATGCAGCGCCACGGCATCCCGACGGCCGCCTACCAGACGTTTTCCGACGTCGCGCCCGCGCATGCCTACATCGACGCCATGGGCGCGCCCATCGTCATCAAGGCTGACGGCCTGGCCGCCGGCAAGGGCGTGGTCGTTGCCATGACCCTGGAAGAAGCGCATCAGGCGGTCGACATGATGCTGTCCGATAACCAGTTCGGCGACGCCGGCGCGCGCATCGTCATCGAGGAATTCCTCGCCGGCGAAGAAGCGAGCTTCATCGTCATGTGCGACGGCAAGAACATCCTGCCGCTGGCCACCAGTCAGGACCATAAACGCCTGAAGGACCACGACCAGGGCCCGAACACGGGCGGCATGGGCGCGTATTCGCCGGCACCGATCGTCACGCCGGCCATGCATGCGCGCGTCATGCGCGAGATCATCGTGCCGACCATCCAGGGCATGGCCAAGGATGGCATCACGTTCACAGGCTTCCTGTACGCGGGCCTGATGATCGACGACAAGGGCACGCCGAAGACGCTGGAATTCAACTGCCGCATGGGCGACCCGGAAACGCAGCCGATCATGGCGCGCCTGAAGACCGACCTGGTGACCGTCATGGAGCACGCCGTCAATGGCACGCTCGACGCCGTGGAACTGGAATGGGACCGCCGCACCGCTGTCGGCGTCGTGATGGCTGCCGCCGGCTACCCGGACGATCCCGTCAAGGGTACGCCAATCGGCGACATCCCGGCCGAAACGCCTGACTCCGTCACCTTCCATGCGGGCACCCGCATCGAGGGCGAACGCCTGGTCACCAACGGCGGGCGCGTACTGTGCGTGGTCGGCCTGGGCGACAGCATCAAGATGGCGCAAAAGCAGGCATATGAAACGGTGGAAAAAATCCATTTCGACGGCGCGCAATACCGCCGCGACATCGGCTGGCGCGGCCTGAAGCACTAA
- the rlmH gene encoding 23S rRNA (pseudouridine(1915)-N(3))-methyltransferase RlmH yields the protein MQLIIAAVGHKMPAWIETGFAEYAKRMPPELRIVLKEIKPVERSGSKTAATAMALERERIEAVLPKGVRIIALDERGKDLTSVGLSQQLMAWQQDGRDTAFLIGGADGLDPQLKARAEGMLRISSMTLPHGVVRVILAEQLYRAWSITQNHPYHRV from the coding sequence ATGCAGCTCATCATCGCTGCGGTCGGCCATAAAATGCCGGCCTGGATAGAGACGGGCTTCGCGGAATACGCGAAGCGCATGCCGCCGGAATTGCGCATCGTGCTGAAAGAAATCAAGCCGGTGGAGCGTTCCGGCAGCAAGACCGCCGCTACGGCGATGGCGCTGGAACGTGAACGTATCGAAGCCGTCCTGCCCAAGGGCGTGCGCATCATCGCCCTCGACGAACGCGGCAAGGACCTGACCAGCGTCGGCCTGTCGCAGCAGTTGATGGCGTGGCAGCAGGATGGCCGCGACACCGCCTTTTTGATCGGCGGCGCCGACGGCCTCGATCCGCAGCTCAAGGCGCGTGCCGAAGGCATGCTGCGCATTTCCAGCATGACCCTGCCGCACGGCGTGGTGCGCGTGATCCTCGCCGAGCAGCTGTATCGTGCCTGGTCGATCACGCAAAACCACCCCTATCACCGCGTCTGA
- the hemF gene encoding oxygen-dependent coproporphyrinogen oxidase: MSSTPSPSAVKAYLLDLQSRIVQALEAQDGKPFLTDAWQRPEGGGGISRLIEEGNVFERGGVNFSHVTGAALPPSAAAARPELGGKAWEAMGVSLVLHPRNPYAPTVHMNVRFFTTVNADGAPVWWFGGGMDLTPYYGDAGDVKHFHQVCHDALAPFGAQLHPKFKQWCDDYFYLKHRREARGAGGIFFDDFNALGFDDSFAMMRSAGDAFIDAYVPILARRKDTPYGERERDFQCYRRGRYVEFNLVFDRGTLFGLQSGGRTEAILMSMPPVVKWRYDWHPEAGSPEAALYTDFLVHRDWLQA; the protein is encoded by the coding sequence ATGTCGTCAACTCCCTCTCCTTCGGCCGTCAAGGCCTATTTGCTCGATTTGCAAAGCCGTATCGTGCAGGCGCTCGAAGCGCAGGACGGCAAGCCTTTCCTGACCGATGCCTGGCAGCGCCCCGAGGGCGGCGGCGGCATTTCGCGGCTGATCGAGGAAGGCAATGTGTTCGAGCGTGGCGGCGTGAATTTTTCGCACGTCACCGGCGCCGCACTGCCGCCATCGGCAGCGGCCGCGCGCCCTGAACTCGGTGGCAAGGCGTGGGAAGCGATGGGCGTGTCGCTGGTGCTGCATCCGCGTAATCCGTATGCGCCGACGGTGCACATGAACGTGCGCTTTTTCACCACCGTGAATGCCGATGGCGCCCCCGTATGGTGGTTCGGCGGCGGCATGGACCTGACGCCGTATTATGGCGACGCGGGCGACGTGAAGCACTTTCACCAGGTATGCCATGATGCGCTGGCGCCGTTTGGCGCGCAGCTGCATCCGAAGTTCAAGCAGTGGTGCGACGACTATTTCTACCTGAAGCACCGGCGCGAAGCGCGCGGCGCCGGCGGCATCTTCTTCGACGACTTCAATGCCCTGGGCTTTGACGACAGTTTCGCCATGATGCGCAGCGCCGGCGACGCCTTCATCGACGCGTATGTGCCGATCCTGGCGCGCCGCAAGGATACGCCCTACGGCGAACGCGAACGCGATTTCCAGTGCTACCGGCGCGGACGTTATGTCGAGTTCAACCTCGTGTTCGACCGCGGCACCCTGTTCGGCCTGCAGTCGGGCGGACGCACCGAGGCGATCCTGATGTCGATGCCGCCCGTGGTCAAGTGGCGCTACGACTGGCACCCGGAAGCGGGCAGTCCCGAAGCGGCGTTGTATACTGACTTCCTCGTGCATCGCGACTGGCTGCAGGCGTGA
- a CDS encoding DUF4136 domain-containing protein, which translates to MKRYLTIMMAALTVLLTGCATTIRSDVTVFHEWPAQLQDKSYAFEAPAAENDTLEYRSYQNLVRAELAKHGFGEASGPAAANLRVAMQFSTVDYPERVLQATDPFWYGPGYWPGRYGYRYGAWPGYGRFGYNPYWYGPMDVEESVRHKYERELRITINDRNGKKLYDVTVQSTSNKRATSQVMPAMVASAFADFPGQSGVPRKVEVKIE; encoded by the coding sequence ATGAAACGATATCTCACCATCATGATGGCCGCATTGACCGTGTTGCTGACCGGCTGCGCCACCACCATACGCAGCGATGTGACCGTCTTCCACGAGTGGCCTGCGCAATTGCAGGACAAATCGTATGCGTTTGAAGCGCCAGCGGCGGAAAACGATACGCTGGAATACCGCAGCTACCAGAACCTGGTGCGCGCGGAACTGGCCAAGCACGGCTTCGGCGAAGCGTCCGGCCCTGCCGCAGCCAATTTGCGCGTGGCGATGCAGTTTTCCACCGTCGACTATCCTGAGCGCGTGCTGCAAGCGACCGATCCATTCTGGTATGGCCCCGGCTACTGGCCTGGCCGCTACGGCTATCGCTACGGCGCATGGCCAGGCTATGGCCGCTTTGGCTATAACCCCTACTGGTATGGTCCGATGGACGTGGAAGAAAGCGTGCGCCATAAATACGAACGCGAATTGCGCATCACGATCAATGACCGCAATGGCAAGAAACTGTATGACGTGACCGTGCAATCGACCAGCAACAAGCGCGCCACGTCGCAAGTGATGCCGGCCATGGTAGCGAGCGCCTTTGCCGACTTCCCCGGTCAGAGCGGTGTCCCCAGGAAAGTCGAAGTCAAGATAGAGTAA
- a CDS encoding methylglyoxal synthase, translated as MKTRIALIAHDKKKDDMITLAGEYLDFLKGCELSATGTTGGRLINELGLQVERKHSGPFGGDLQIGSLLVEGLIDCVIFLRDPMTPQPHEPDINALVRACDVHNVACATNLSSAHLVLSQLQAQAVAAA; from the coding sequence ATGAAAACACGCATCGCCCTGATTGCCCACGACAAGAAAAAAGATGACATGATTACCCTGGCGGGCGAATACCTGGACTTTTTGAAGGGTTGCGAACTGTCGGCTACGGGCACCACGGGCGGCCGCCTGATCAATGAGCTGGGCTTGCAGGTGGAACGCAAGCATTCCGGTCCGTTCGGCGGCGACTTGCAGATCGGTTCGCTGCTGGTGGAAGGCTTGATCGATTGCGTGATCTTCCTGCGCGACCCGATGACGCCGCAGCCGCATGAGCCGGACATCAATGCCCTGGTGCGCGCCTGCGACGTGCACAACGTGGCGTGCGCAACGAATCTGTCGTCGGCGCACCTGGTGCTGTCGCAACTGCAGGCGCAGGCCGTTGCTGCCGCCTGA
- a CDS encoding alkaline phosphatase D family protein has translation MASQMDRRQFLKLGGFITVSVATVGLAACGSTDYSDPGVPLASGSDWKFPQSVASGDPRADSAMLWTRVVPASFDAVAPAVAGKSDVAVRLIVSATDNTAALGGNTALAGTPIVDAKLPLKADFDNTLRHKVTGLQPGQVYFYQFIAGDVRSNVGRFKTAPAATADVSQLQFAYLTCQDWSINHWGALSHIAANESLDFIVHLGDYIYETVGEAFQSGAVESRHDQLKLPDGTFKSGSAGAKYATTVADYRYLYKKYRTDTRLQAVHERFAFIAVWDDHEFTDDAWQDASTYEGIVATDGSDLHQPARRRSANQAWFEYMPADVTFDSAATTFQNIQIYRDFQFGKLMQLVMTDERLYRADHAIAESTINPATGKPLGSVGSRYLVPQALFDSVEGQKMAAATKAGTDPLAAVGMLGTTQRDWWKGKMKAATSTWKLWGNEVSLLRMGLNGTDAIATLLALSAMTNVGQAIASTLPLVGGSVPLASAIVAASTAGASTTVAQAAAMAIAGAAANAGAQGAAAVGAGLSAAQAGITVAAYNSGSPAAAAQVIAFGWIKPDVQAKGAASSFVAASGQQAALAPFFTRFLLNCDQWDGYNSERKHLMAHLKNNAIGNVVALTGDIHSFFAGTVSDDFDAAGGGTPVMVDLVSAGVSSDSFFSYLKSAAGSLGNIGTLVSYPLAIPVTGLGTVNLDVNLLDYTMGKAAPTVDSLLEQLRVQLRGALAAKGVPEAQLDATVAAVQAGLKASTDFSVTLLGLAQQLSGLGNNPWIKHLNTDAQGYTVVTLTPGKLVAQFKQVNKLIGTAAPANVIARVTTATVTAWAAAVVVS, from the coding sequence ATGGCAAGTCAAATGGACAGGCGGCAATTTCTGAAATTGGGCGGCTTTATCACGGTCTCCGTGGCCACCGTTGGCCTCGCCGCCTGCGGCAGCACCGATTACAGCGATCCCGGCGTGCCGCTGGCCTCGGGCAGTGACTGGAAATTCCCGCAAAGCGTGGCCTCGGGCGATCCGCGCGCCGACAGCGCCATGCTGTGGACGCGCGTCGTGCCCGCCAGTTTCGACGCCGTCGCGCCCGCCGTGGCCGGCAAGTCGGACGTGGCCGTGCGCCTGATCGTCAGCGCCACCGATAATACGGCCGCCCTGGGCGGCAATACGGCCCTGGCCGGCACGCCCATCGTCGATGCGAAATTGCCCCTGAAAGCCGATTTCGACAACACCCTGCGCCACAAGGTGACGGGCTTGCAGCCGGGCCAGGTGTATTTTTACCAGTTCATCGCCGGCGACGTGCGCTCGAACGTGGGCCGCTTCAAGACGGCGCCCGCCGCCACGGCCGATGTATCGCAGCTGCAGTTCGCCTACCTGACGTGCCAGGATTGGAGCATCAACCACTGGGGCGCGCTGTCGCACATTGCCGCCAATGAAAGCCTGGACTTCATCGTCCACCTGGGCGATTACATCTATGAAACGGTGGGCGAGGCCTTCCAGAGCGGCGCCGTGGAAAGCCGTCACGACCAGCTGAAATTGCCCGATGGCACGTTCAAGAGCGGCAGCGCGGGCGCCAAGTACGCGACCACCGTGGCCGATTACCGCTACCTGTACAAGAAATACCGCACCGATACGCGTCTGCAGGCCGTGCACGAGCGCTTCGCCTTCATCGCCGTCTGGGATGACCACGAGTTCACGGACGATGCCTGGCAGGATGCCTCCACCTATGAAGGCATCGTGGCGACGGACGGCAGCGATCTGCACCAGCCGGCGCGCCGCCGCAGCGCCAACCAGGCGTGGTTCGAATACATGCCGGCCGACGTCACGTTCGATAGCGCCGCGACAACGTTCCAGAACATCCAGATTTACCGCGATTTCCAGTTCGGCAAACTGATGCAGCTGGTGATGACGGATGAGCGCCTGTACCGCGCCGACCATGCGATTGCCGAGTCGACGATCAACCCGGCCACGGGCAAGCCGCTGGGCAGCGTCGGCAGCCGCTACCTGGTGCCGCAAGCGCTGTTCGACAGCGTGGAAGGGCAGAAGATGGCGGCCGCCACGAAAGCCGGCACGGACCCGCTGGCCGCCGTCGGCATGCTGGGCACGACCCAGCGCGACTGGTGGAAAGGCAAGATGAAGGCAGCGACCTCGACCTGGAAGCTGTGGGGCAATGAAGTGTCCTTGCTGCGCATGGGCCTGAATGGCACGGATGCGATTGCCACCTTGCTGGCCCTGAGCGCCATGACCAACGTGGGGCAGGCCATCGCCAGCACCCTGCCACTGGTGGGCGGCAGCGTGCCGCTGGCGTCCGCCATCGTGGCCGCTTCGACGGCGGGCGCCTCGACGACCGTGGCGCAAGCGGCGGCCATGGCGATCGCCGGCGCGGCAGCCAATGCCGGCGCGCAGGGTGCCGCCGCCGTGGGCGCCGGCTTGAGCGCGGCCCAGGCCGGCATCACTGTAGCGGCCTACAACAGCGGCTCGCCGGCCGCCGCCGCGCAAGTGATCGCCTTCGGCTGGATCAAGCCCGACGTGCAAGCCAAGGGCGCGGCATCGAGCTTTGTGGCCGCATCGGGCCAGCAAGCGGCGCTGGCGCCATTCTTCACGCGCTTCCTGCTCAATTGCGACCAGTGGGATGGCTACAACAGCGAGCGCAAGCATCTGATGGCGCACCTGAAAAACAATGCCATCGGCAACGTGGTGGCGCTGACCGGCGATATCCACTCGTTCTTTGCCGGTACCGTCAGCGATGATTTCGACGCCGCTGGCGGCGGCACGCCCGTCATGGTGGACCTGGTGTCGGCCGGCGTCAGCTCGGACTCCTTCTTCAGCTACCTGAAGTCGGCGGCCGGCAGCTTGGGCAATATCGGCACCCTCGTCAGCTATCCGCTGGCCATCCCCGTCACGGGCCTGGGCACGGTCAATCTCGACGTCAATCTGCTCGACTACACCATGGGCAAGGCGGCACCCACCGTCGACAGCCTGCTGGAGCAATTGCGCGTGCAGCTGCGCGGCGCGCTGGCCGCCAAGGGCGTGCCGGAAGCGCAACTCGATGCGACGGTCGCAGCCGTGCAGGCGGGCTTGAAAGCGAGCACTGACTTCAGCGTGACCCTGCTGGGCCTGGCGCAGCAATTGTCCGGCCTGGGCAACAATCCGTGGATCAAACATTTGAATACGGATGCGCAGGGCTACACGGTGGTCACCTTGACCCCAGGCAAGCTGGTGGCGCAGTTCAAGCAGGTGAATAAACTGATCGGCACGGCGGCACCCGCGAACGTGATTGCACGCGTGACGACGGCGACGGTCACGGCGTGGGCGGCGGCGGTGGTGGTCTCGTAA